The nucleotide sequence ACTACACCAAATTTACCATGGTgagtttgattttttataataatgcaAATTCTAAATTATCCTCCTACATTATTAACAAATCTTTTGGACTTAGGGTAGAAAAATATCGTCCAAGCAAGTTGGATGATCTTATTTCTCATGAAGAAATAATCCAAACTAGTGAGTTTTATACTAAATTATGTATTACAAAGttcataaaagaaaaaagttaatattcGTTAATTGCAAATTGCTTTCAGTTAACAAGTTCATTGATGAGAATCAATTACCACATTTACTATTGTATGGTCCACCAGGTACTGGTAAAACCAGTACAATTCTTGcatgtgcaaaaaaattatatacaccTCAACAATTTAATTCTATGGTAGGTTTTTCCCTagtatatacaaaataattattgaatgTTTACATATACATGATTTTGTAGGTTTTAGAGTTGAATGCTTCAGATGACAGAGGAATTGGTATTGTTAGAGGACAAATATTAAGCTTTGCCAGTACAGGAACCATGTATCGATCAGgatacaaattaattattcttGATGAAGCTGATGCCATGACCAACGATGCACAAAATGCTCTTAGGAGAAGTTtgtactattttttaaaaagaatctATACTATTCcaattgtaataatatataaactatattaCAGCagttattacattttttcagtTATTGAAAAGTATACAGATAACGTAAGGTTTTGCATTATTTGCAACTACTTGAGTAAAATTATTCCTGCACTTCAATCCCGTTGTACAAAATTTAGATTTGGACCTCTTGCCCCCGAACAAATTCTGCCACGTTTAGAGCACGTTATCACAGAAGAGAAGTATGTGAAACTTAAGCAGCAGCATGtaatattgttaaaaatattgtaattaaaatttccatCAACTTATTATTCTAGTGTAACTGTGACAGAAGATGGCAAAAAAGCATTGATGACCTTAAGCGGAGGAGATATGAGAAAAGTAATCAATGTATTACAAAGTACATGGTTGGCTTTTGGATGCGTAAACGAAGAAAATGTCTATACTTGCGTTGGGCATCCTTTGCCAgttgatataaaaaatattattaattggtTGCTAAATGAAAGTTACGAAGCTGCTTATAACAGTAAGTAACCTGTTtggtttaaattaattttgtgtTGCTAGAACCTTgaatgtttaattaataataataataatatttcatgaATAAAAAGAAGTTCAAGATTTGAAAACCAAAAAAGGGCTGGCTCTACAGGATATCTTGACAGAAATTCAAGTGTTAGTTAATAATAGTAAGttttgtatacgtatacattttTAAGTTCACAGCAACTCTttaatgattcaaattttatattttagttgAATTCCCGGATGAAGTATTGATTGACCTTGTAATAAAAATGGCTGaaattgaaaaacgcgttATCAGTGGTTGTAATGAAGCTGTTCAATTGAATTCTCTTGTATCTGCTTTCCAAAAGCCTCGGGAAATAGATGTATCATCATAATTTACATTTAGATAGATTTGAATGTTAATTATTAAGTTTTgttccaaaaatattttttaataaaaaagatgtacagaaattttaaatgacaaaatacttatattccaaacatttaatatttaaataataagatTTTACTCTGAATTTAAATTCCTGGGAATttaacagaaaaaaataatatttagcAAGTGTATCTAGAAGTATGGAAGTTAATAATATGCAAAATAATACATTCATagattttattagaaaattaaaaaatttgcacTTTATAGAGTTTTATGCACTTAATATTAGATAGTCTATTCAGATGTCACTGTGTGTCTTAAAATTGTATTATCCCATGAACACGTAATCAAATCACGTTTGTGCCATGCTAAGCCTCTAATAAAGTCTTTATGTGGGTTGCTTTGAAAAATAGTTTTGCAGTTAATAGAtgtatcaaaaattttaagttcTGTAGCATCACAGCAACCAGCCAGCTGATTTGAGTGATTAGGATTAAATAACAATTTGTGTACTCCACGTGAAAAATGTATAGATTCACAAACAGGCGCAGCACCAATATTACGGATGTCTAGAATGGAAATGCTTCCATCGATTCCACCAACTGCAATTATATGTTCATCATCAACTTTCCATGAACTTGTGGTTAATCCACAACCGCTTTTCTTCCATAAACCTATGGTGAGAAAAGTATTTATAGCATGATATACATCCGAGATACTTGAGTTACAAGTTCTATACTAACCAAGAGCTGGTTTGGATTTTCTAGTATCCCAGAGTAAAGCTTCTGAATCCATAGATGTCGATACAAATACTGCATCACTACCAGTTTGAACTTCAACACTTGTAACTACATCTGTTTGAGCTTGATTAAAAGATGATGTTGCTAACATTGTTGTAGTGTCCCATACTTTTATGCTGTATATAGTCAAAGATAAAATTAGGTTTTCATGTACATGAtgtgatttaaattttttgtatgatCATTGTCAcgatttgtttataaaaatagtaGATAACTTTTACCATGAATCCATTCCTGCTGAAACAATATGCATATCATCATTAAAAGTTGAGATCGATGTTAGACTATCATCGTGCTGACAAGCATAACCCATGCATTGCAATTCTTGTATTTGAGTATCAGGTTTTAACACTACTTCAAACACCTGTAAAAGACCACTGTCTTCTCCTATGATAAACTTATCATGCTTTCCTAAATATGCAGCTGCTCGTACACCAGTTTCTGTTCTGATAGCTGCCGTATACTGGTTTTTCTCAAAGTTAGATGGATCCCCATAAAACCAAACTGTTCCGTTCCAGTACCGATCTACCATATTACTAGCTCCGATAACCAAACTGTCATCTGAAGAATGAagattaaataaatcaattgaaaaattcCAAGAACTGATACAAATGTAAGTTgtcaacaaataaaaaaaaaggaataagcTGAGAATGCTGAGTTGAGTGTTTGTCAAAATGTTGACAACTTTTTAGCAAAAGCTTTAGAAAAGTCGAAATGGTTAAAGACTTGAAAAAAAGATTACTGGGTATTTGTGAAACATtgttaaaataatgtttattaataaaagccGGCTGTTCAGACATAACCTAAAACTTACCTTTGTAAACGAGTATAACCTCTAATTGTTTGTCTTGAACCGTCGGATGATCCGCGGCGCTTAAATTTCTGTAAGCATCCGCATTTAAGTTTGGATCAATTTGTTCTTCTTGCTGCTCCATTATTTATTCTGAGCAACTGCTGTCAGTGT is from Nasonia vitripennis strain AsymCx chromosome 1, Nvit_psr_1.1, whole genome shotgun sequence and encodes:
- the LOC100114578 gene encoding replication factor C subunit 5 is translated as MSPDVAKTTPNLPWVEKYRPSKLDDLISHEEIIQTINKFIDENQLPHLLLYGPPGTGKTSTILACAKKLYTPQQFNSMVLELNASDDRGIGIVRGQILSFASTGTMYRSGYKLIILDEADAMTNDAQNALRRIIEKYTDNVRFCIICNYLSKIIPALQSRCTKFRFGPLAPEQILPRLEHVITEENVTVTEDGKKALMTLSGGDMRKVINVLQSTWLAFGCVNEENVYTCVGHPLPVDIKNIINWLLNESYEAAYNKVQDLKTKKGLALQDILTEIQVLVNNIEFPDEVLIDLVIKMAEIEKRVISGCNEAVQLNSLVSAFQKPREIDVSS
- the LOC100114614 gene encoding methylosome protein 50; this translates as MEQQEEQIDPNLNADAYRNLSAADHPTVQDKQLEVILVYKDDSLVIGASNMVDRYWNGTVWFYGDPSNFEKNQYTAAIRTETGVRAAAYLGKHDKFIIGEDSGLLQVFEVVLKPDTQIQELQCMGYACQHDDSLTSISTFNDDMHIVSAGMDSCIKVWDTTTMLATSSFNQAQTDVVTSVEVQTGSDAVFVSTSMDSEALLWDTRKSKPALGLWKKSGCGLTTSSWKVDDEHIIAVGGIDGSISILDIRNIGAAPVCESIHFSRGVHKLLFNPNHSNQLAGCCDATELKIFDTSINCKTIFQSNPHKDFIRGLAWHKRDLITCSWDNTILRHTVTSE